In Oceanobacillus sp. FSL K6-2867, one DNA window encodes the following:
- a CDS encoding helix-hairpin-helix domain-containing protein, whose amino-acid sequence MINLLKKASFFIAAVIIVIIFLIFTRDTTEKQEEIPDLQAVSSSDNPFEQSAETSQPAEKFAVVDIKGAIASPGVYEVSPDARVNDVILTAGGFTADADENQINLAQKVQDEMIIIVPEIGVEGAAGGGTAESNGKIKVNTASQEEIEQLPGIGPAKAEAIIQHREEHGLFNSIEDLLNVSGIGQKTLENMQDAIQIP is encoded by the coding sequence TTGATTAACCTTCTTAAAAAAGCCTCGTTTTTTATTGCTGCAGTGATTATTGTAATTATATTCCTCATTTTTACTCGTGATACAACCGAAAAACAAGAAGAAATTCCAGATTTACAAGCTGTTTCTTCCTCGGATAATCCATTTGAACAGTCGGCAGAAACAAGTCAACCTGCTGAAAAGTTTGCAGTAGTAGATATTAAAGGTGCAATTGCAAGTCCTGGAGTATATGAAGTATCTCCAGATGCAAGGGTGAACGATGTTATTTTAACTGCGGGGGGATTTACTGCTGATGCTGACGAAAATCAAATCAATCTCGCGCAAAAAGTGCAGGATGAAATGATAATTATTGTGCCTGAAATTGGGGTAGAAGGTGCGGCTGGCGGGGGAACCGCTGAAAGTAATGGAAAGATAAAAGTGAATACCGCTTCCCAGGAAGAAATCGAACAGCTTCCTGGGATTGGTCCTGCCAAGGCGGAAGCAATTATTCAGCATCGAGAGGAACATGGCTTATTTAACTCAATTGAAGATTTACTTAACGTTTCAGGCATTGGTCAAAAAACGCTTGAAAATATGCAGGATGCCATTCAAATTCCATAG